Proteins encoded in a region of the Altererythrobacter ishigakiensis genome:
- the pstB gene encoding phosphate ABC transporter ATP-binding protein PstB yields the protein MRAKDVSVFYSEKQAIDNVSIDIPTGYVTAFIGPSGCGKSTFLRVLNRMNDTIPTARVEGTIELDGEDIYRSGMDVVQLRARVGMVFQKPNPFPKSIYDNIAYGPKIHGLAESKDELDAVVERSLTRAGLWDEVKDRLQDSGTALSGGQQQRLCIARAIAVDPEVILMDEPCSALDPIATAKIEELIAELTDRYAIVIVTHSMQQAARVSQRTAFFHLGKMVEYGQTSDIFTNPIEDRTKDYITGRYG from the coding sequence ATGCGCGCGAAGGACGTGTCGGTCTTCTATAGCGAGAAACAAGCGATCGATAATGTCTCGATCGATATCCCGACCGGGTACGTGACAGCGTTCATCGGTCCATCTGGCTGCGGTAAATCGACGTTCCTGCGGGTATTGAATCGTATGAATGATACGATCCCGACTGCGCGCGTCGAAGGTACTATCGAGCTCGATGGCGAAGACATTTACCGTTCCGGTATGGACGTGGTTCAGTTGCGCGCACGCGTCGGAATGGTGTTTCAGAAGCCTAACCCATTTCCCAAGTCGATTTATGATAACATCGCTTATGGCCCAAAGATCCACGGACTTGCTGAAAGCAAAGATGAACTCGACGCTGTCGTTGAGCGGTCGCTGACCCGTGCGGGCCTGTGGGACGAAGTAAAAGATCGCCTGCAGGATAGCGGGACTGCACTCTCTGGTGGGCAGCAGCAACGCCTGTGTATCGCGCGGGCAATCGCAGTCGATCCTGAAGTTATCCTGATGGATGAGCCGTGTTCAGCGCTTGACCCCATAGCTACGGCAAAGATTGAAGAACTGATCGCTGAGTTGACCGATCGCTATGCGATTGTGATCGTCACTCACTCAATGCAGCAAGCCGCGCGTGTTTCACAACGCACAGCGTTTTTCCACCTTGGTAAGATGGTAGAATACGGTCAGACTTCTGACATATTCACGAACCCCATCGAGGATCGGACCAAGGATTACATTACAGGACGGTACGGATAA
- a CDS encoding sensor histidine kinase codes for MDSGPEHPVTSIVIAAIACLTLVLFGLGIAPSIGVFVLWVGSIYLANATPPPSHERHNDGLITSESMGELIQHSSIPLLVIEDGKVSIANRAAKRVLGNHIIGQDSRMAFRQPAAVKLLTKKKNGAAIIKGLVRRRDIWRMKRQKLSDSMSVIELTNLTAEADISRAHTDFVANASHELRTPLASIIGYVETLQDDSAALDKPTSQKFLDTIHREAQRLQSLVSDLMSLSRIEAVKHDEPTDLVDFAGLVERAARDAAGQERAERLELQLTPNLNVRGDQQQLEQLVRNLVDNALKYGHQDKPVSVVLESGKDANARLTVTDRGDGIDPEHLPHLTRRFYRTDPGRSRAAGGTGLGLAIVKHIVERHRGRLDIESSLGKGTSVIVRIPAVSDEND; via the coding sequence ATGGATAGCGGCCCGGAGCACCCCGTTACATCAATCGTGATCGCCGCGATTGCTTGTTTGACGTTGGTCCTTTTTGGCCTTGGGATAGCACCTTCGATCGGCGTGTTCGTCTTGTGGGTAGGGTCGATCTACCTTGCTAACGCTACCCCACCCCCATCGCATGAGCGTCATAACGATGGCCTGATCACAAGCGAATCCATGGGCGAGTTGATCCAGCATTCTTCTATCCCCCTGCTGGTGATCGAGGATGGGAAAGTGTCGATAGCCAATCGGGCAGCAAAGCGGGTTCTGGGCAATCACATCATCGGGCAAGATTCGCGGATGGCCTTCCGCCAGCCTGCTGCAGTTAAGTTGCTTACCAAAAAGAAAAATGGGGCGGCGATAATAAAGGGGCTCGTAAGGAGGCGTGATATCTGGCGCATGAAGCGCCAGAAGCTAAGCGACTCGATGTCGGTAATCGAGTTGACGAATTTGACTGCAGAAGCGGATATCAGTCGGGCGCACACCGATTTTGTTGCCAATGCCAGTCACGAACTACGCACGCCGCTCGCTTCGATAATCGGCTATGTAGAGACCTTGCAGGACGATAGCGCCGCCTTGGACAAGCCTACGTCACAGAAGTTTCTCGATACCATTCATCGCGAAGCACAGCGGTTGCAATCGCTGGTCAGTGATCTGATGTCGCTGTCGCGCATCGAGGCGGTCAAGCATGACGAACCGACAGATCTGGTCGACTTTGCAGGACTTGTCGAACGCGCTGCACGAGATGCCGCCGGTCAAGAGCGGGCCGAACGACTCGAGTTGCAACTTACACCAAACCTGAACGTTCGCGGCGATCAACAGCAACTTGAACAGCTTGTACGCAATCTGGTCGATAACGCGCTGAAGTATGGCCACCAGGACAAACCCGTCAGCGTAGTCCTGGAAAGCGGCAAGGATGCCAATGCAAGGTTGACGGTTACTGACAGGGGTGATGGCATTGATCCGGAACATCTCCCGCATCTTACAAGGCGGTTTTATCGGACTGATCCGGGCAGGAGCCGCGCCGCAGGCGGAACCGGCCTGGGCCTCGCGATTGTAAAACATATTGTGGAGCGCCACCGCGGCCGGCTCGACATAGAAAGCTCTTTGGGCAAAGGCACATCTGTAATTGTCCGGATTCCGGCCGTTTCAGATGAGAATGACTGA
- the pstA gene encoding phosphate ABC transporter permease PstA: MSDATASPDAIRPTRTDAFRQHLEKRYAAERRFKLAGLSAILLSVAVLIFLLGNMTYNGLAGFQRAEIDVKIDLSQSGIAGDENTLSGPLAIQTLEGQGLADVVQFYATQELGEEGARGISSEAWRDVAADIIADPSILQTQQTFSLPASDDLASGLKGEGSTEMQALADRLEADGKLASNFDAGFLQRSDATSPQKVGIWGALKGSILTMIVTLLLAFPIGVMAALYLEEYAPKNRWTDLIEVSINNLAAVPSIIFGLLGLAVFLWMFPNYRSAPLIGGMTLALMTMPVIVISGRNAIKAVPPSIRDGALAIGASPVQVVFHHVLPLALPGILTGTIIGMARALGETAPLLMIGMRAFVATPPDGFTSPATVLPVQIFLWSDEIDRGFVERTSAAIIILLLFLLLMNGLAIYLRNKFEKTW; encoded by the coding sequence ATGAGTGACGCAACAGCCTCCCCCGACGCCATCCGCCCGACGCGGACCGATGCATTCCGTCAGCACCTTGAGAAGCGTTACGCGGCTGAAAGACGCTTCAAGCTTGCCGGCCTGAGCGCGATTCTGCTTTCTGTAGCAGTGCTGATCTTTCTGCTCGGCAACATGACCTACAATGGCCTGGCTGGATTCCAGCGCGCAGAGATCGACGTCAAGATTGATCTCAGTCAGTCGGGTATTGCTGGTGATGAGAACACTCTGAGCGGCCCCTTGGCCATTCAAACACTCGAAGGCCAAGGACTGGCCGATGTGGTTCAATTCTACGCCACGCAAGAGCTTGGAGAGGAAGGCGCCCGGGGAATCAGCAGCGAAGCTTGGCGCGATGTCGCGGCAGACATTATTGCCGATCCGTCCATCCTACAGACACAGCAAACATTCAGCCTGCCCGCATCAGACGATCTTGCATCTGGACTTAAAGGCGAGGGTTCGACCGAGATGCAGGCACTGGCCGACCGGCTGGAGGCTGATGGGAAGCTTGCTAGCAATTTTGACGCAGGGTTTCTGCAGCGTTCCGATGCAACGAGCCCACAAAAAGTAGGCATCTGGGGAGCTTTGAAGGGTTCAATCCTCACCATGATTGTCACCCTGCTTCTCGCATTCCCGATTGGCGTAATGGCTGCGCTATACCTCGAAGAGTATGCCCCCAAGAATCGTTGGACTGATTTAATCGAAGTATCGATCAACAATCTCGCCGCTGTCCCATCCATAATTTTTGGTCTGCTTGGCCTCGCGGTGTTCCTCTGGATGTTCCCGAACTACCGTTCTGCACCCCTGATCGGGGGCATGACGCTCGCGCTGATGACAATGCCGGTGATCGTGATTTCAGGACGCAATGCGATCAAAGCGGTACCACCTTCAATTCGCGACGGCGCGCTGGCAATTGGTGCATCTCCGGTCCAAGTCGTGTTTCATCACGTCTTGCCGCTTGCGCTTCCAGGTATCCTGACCGGAACAATTATCGGCATGGCGCGTGCACTTGGTGAAACAGCACCGTTGCTGATGATCGGCATGCGTGCGTTCGTAGCGACTCCTCCCGATGGTTTCACATCACCCGCTACCGTTCTGCCAGTTCAAATTTTCCTCTGGTCAGACGAAATCGATCGAGGTTTTGTCGAACGGACGAGTGCGGCTATCATAATCCTGTTGCTGTTCCTCCTGCTGATGAACGGCCTCGCCATTTACCTACGCAACAAATTCGAGAAGACCTGGTGA
- the pstC gene encoding phosphate ABC transporter permease subunit PstC — MTPITLLLIGLGLALAGWLAARAKAWSLQSSDSVVRLTSRPNYHGWYVALWIIVPMLAFIGLWSFIEPQLVLQAVLSTPAAQTLPEFGFERESILAEARAVATGQANAVFNPSAEPLIEPFRDALQRYQLIGVAVASAIALLSGIRAFLKIKPDFSARTKVERSVMALLLLASLVAILTTFGIFASLVFETIRFFGMVNPIDFLFGTFWGPDPMSNPESPDPTRYGAIPLFWGTIYIGAIIAMIVAIPLGLMSAIYLTQYANPTLRKWLKPALEILAGVPTVVYGYFAALTVAPAIRDAAVAIGISNASSESALAAGLVMGVMIIPFVSSMADDSIAAVPSAMRDGSLALGATKSETIKRVLVPAALPGIVGGVMLAISRAIGETMIVVMAAGAAANLSANPLEAMTTVTFQIVAMLTGEGSFDHPATLSAFALGLVLFIVTLGLNFVALRVVKRFREAYE, encoded by the coding sequence ATGACGCCAATTACGCTGCTCTTGATTGGACTTGGTCTAGCCCTTGCCGGGTGGCTTGCGGCTCGTGCGAAGGCGTGGAGTCTTCAGTCATCGGACAGTGTTGTACGGTTGACTTCGCGACCGAATTATCACGGGTGGTACGTCGCGCTATGGATCATCGTGCCAATGCTGGCCTTTATAGGCCTGTGGTCATTCATTGAACCGCAATTGGTACTCCAGGCAGTCTTGAGCACACCAGCAGCGCAGACGCTGCCAGAATTCGGTTTCGAACGAGAGTCGATCCTTGCAGAAGCCCGCGCGGTTGCAACAGGGCAAGCCAATGCGGTGTTTAATCCCAGTGCGGAACCTCTGATTGAACCCTTCCGTGATGCGCTGCAACGTTATCAGTTGATTGGCGTGGCGGTAGCCAGCGCGATAGCCCTTTTGTCCGGAATTCGGGCGTTTCTGAAGATTAAGCCGGACTTTTCTGCTCGAACCAAGGTTGAGCGCTCCGTGATGGCGCTGCTCCTGCTTGCATCGCTGGTCGCTATCCTCACGACGTTTGGCATTTTTGCCAGCCTCGTGTTTGAGACGATCCGCTTCTTCGGCATGGTCAATCCGATTGATTTTCTATTCGGGACGTTCTGGGGGCCGGACCCCATGAGCAATCCGGAAAGCCCCGACCCGACGCGTTATGGGGCCATCCCGCTCTTCTGGGGCACAATTTATATCGGCGCCATTATTGCGATGATTGTTGCGATCCCCCTTGGGTTGATGAGCGCAATCTATCTTACACAATATGCCAACCCGACTCTGCGCAAGTGGCTCAAGCCCGCGCTTGAGATTCTGGCTGGTGTTCCAACAGTGGTCTACGGCTATTTTGCCGCCCTTACCGTAGCACCGGCCATTCGCGACGCAGCTGTTGCGATAGGCATCAGCAATGCCTCAAGCGAAAGTGCACTGGCTGCGGGCCTGGTCATGGGCGTTATGATCATCCCATTTGTCTCATCCATGGCAGACGATTCCATTGCCGCCGTGCCAAGCGCAATGCGTGACGGCAGCTTAGCATTGGGCGCCACCAAATCCGAAACAATCAAGCGGGTGCTTGTGCCCGCTGCTCTGCCCGGAATTGTCGGCGGCGTCATGCTCGCAATCAGTCGAGCCATCGGCGAAACTATGATCGTCGTTATGGCAGCGGGAGCTGCTGCAAACCTATCAGCCAATCCACTCGAGGCCATGACTACAGTCACGTTCCAGATCGTTGCCATGTTAACCGGCGAAGGTAGTTTTGATCACCCGGCAACGCTCAGCGCTTTTGCGCTTGGCCTTGTTCTCTTCATCGTCACTCTAGGTCTCAACTTTGTTGCCCTGCGTGTCGTAAAGCGGTTCCGTGAAGCTTATGAGTGA
- the phoB gene encoding phosphate regulon transcriptional regulator PhoB, translated as MSAAKLLLVEDDPSLSELLEYRFSNEGYDVRCTADGDEALILAAEDLPDLIILDWMIEGTSGIEVCRRLRRDKSTAHVPIIMLTAREAEDDRVRGLETGADDYLTKPFSPRELLARVAAVMRRIRPALAGESISVGDIMLDPVAHKVQRRGRDLKLGPTEYRLLKFFMESPGRVFSRGQLLDAVWGTESDIELRTVDVHIRRLRKAIEMDGLKDPIRTVRSAGYALEAV; from the coding sequence ATGTCCGCGGCTAAATTATTGCTCGTCGAAGATGACCCGTCCCTTTCGGAGCTCCTCGAGTATCGTTTTTCGAACGAAGGCTACGATGTGCGTTGCACAGCTGACGGCGATGAAGCGCTGATATTGGCTGCTGAAGACTTGCCAGACCTGATAATTCTCGACTGGATGATTGAAGGAACTAGCGGGATTGAAGTTTGCCGCCGCCTTCGCCGAGACAAAAGCACTGCTCACGTTCCAATCATCATGCTCACCGCCCGTGAGGCGGAGGATGATCGGGTGCGAGGTTTGGAAACCGGGGCGGATGACTATTTGACCAAGCCCTTTAGCCCGCGCGAACTGCTAGCACGTGTGGCTGCCGTCATGCGTCGTATCCGCCCTGCGCTTGCTGGTGAGAGCATTTCAGTGGGTGACATCATGCTTGATCCCGTTGCACACAAGGTTCAGCGGCGTGGGCGTGATCTCAAGCTTGGTCCGACCGAGTATCGTTTGCTCAAATTCTTCATGGAAAGCCCCGGGCGGGTGTTCAGCCGCGGTCAGTTACTTGATGCAGTCTGGGGCACTGAAAGCGATATCGAGTTGCGCACCGTCGATGTGCATATTCGACGTTTGCGAAAGGCCATCGAAATGGATGGCCTTAAGGATCCGATTCGGACGGTTCGATCAGCCGGTTATGCGTTAGAAGCCGTATGA
- the phoU gene encoding phosphate signaling complex protein PhoU produces MAEHTVKAFDEDITRLRGLIAEMGGLAEVALQDALDAMVRGDEELGEKVVKNDKKIDALESEVDKLAVRVIALRAPMADDLREVIAALKIAGVVERIGDYSKNIARRVGQVEDRKRFEPLTLLPAMGELAGEMVHDVLTAYAARDPDLAREVIAADNKVDAFYDSIFRNLVSHMVENPATISSAAQLLFVARNIERIGDHATNVAEMVHYAATGTYPPDEDD; encoded by the coding sequence ATGGCTGAACATACAGTCAAAGCATTCGACGAAGACATCACGCGTCTGCGCGGCTTGATTGCGGAAATGGGGGGGCTTGCCGAAGTCGCTCTCCAGGATGCGCTTGATGCTATGGTGCGCGGCGATGAAGAGCTGGGCGAAAAGGTCGTCAAGAACGACAAGAAGATCGACGCGCTTGAGTCAGAGGTGGACAAGTTGGCTGTGCGGGTGATTGCCTTGCGTGCACCAATGGCTGACGACCTGCGTGAAGTCATCGCAGCGCTGAAGATTGCCGGTGTGGTCGAACGTATCGGCGATTATTCAAAGAATATCGCACGCCGAGTTGGTCAAGTTGAAGACCGCAAGCGATTTGAGCCGCTTACCCTATTGCCGGCCATGGGCGAATTGGCCGGCGAAATGGTGCATGATGTGCTGACTGCCTATGCTGCACGTGACCCCGATCTTGCGCGCGAAGTGATCGCGGCTGACAACAAGGTAGATGCTTTTTACGACAGTATTTTCCGGAACCTTGTCAGTCATATGGTAGAGAATCCTGCGACCATTTCTAGCGCGGCACAATTACTTTTCGTCGCCCGGAATATTGAACGGATCGGCGACCATGCGACCAATGTTGCCGAGATGGTACATTATGCGGCGACCGGGACATATCCGCCGGATGAGGATGATTGA